The Mustela lutreola isolate mMusLut2 chromosome 3, mMusLut2.pri, whole genome shotgun sequence genome includes a region encoding these proteins:
- the SLC7A13 gene encoding LOW QUALITY PROTEIN: solute carrier family 7 member 13 (The sequence of the model RefSeq protein was modified relative to this genomic sequence to represent the inferred CDS: inserted 3 bases in 2 codons; substituted 2 bases at 2 genomic stop codons) produces the protein MDKGKKIQLXRMIGYCRSTSFLVINTIGIVLFVTPPKGALKYSCINVGFSLCIXAACTLFSMMTTFCSAGMGIAFPCRGAQYFFKRCSDNLISLLNLWTALFLGPGLGAXALLLTDYSIEPFYSSCSALELPKKCLALAILWTVGILNCRGVKEVIWLWTDSLGLKMALLGLISLSRAVLLMKGRXENVESFQNSFDTDFPEDFQFIDAVFQRYFAFSGRGCFTFIAGEAEEPREIIPRCILTALLLVTIIFLLVSISYLTILTPRDILSSGEPFNYRKGNKQKLGNIRILLEKVNPFSITSFYLIFVCISIQIHYMGFHTLLFEFCLFFQVSFPLPLITMTISLCLTLIPLVKSPHIHCIYVCLFVLSLNLKYIKVIYFKLRLIWFEKITCYLQLQFNICTPNVSEEQMSEVETVKENSLLNMTS, from the exons atgGATAAAGGGAAGAAGATACAACTCTAGAGAATGATTGGATATTGCAGGAGCACAAGCTTTTTAGTCATTAATACCATTGGTATAGTACTTTTTGTGACCCCCCCCAAAGGGGCACTGAAGTACTCTTGCATAAATGTGGggttttctttgtgtatttagGCTGCCTGTACCCTGTTTTCCATGATGAccactttctgctcagcagggatgggTATAGCCTTCCCATGCAGAGGAGctcaatattttttcaaaagatgttCTGACAACTTGATCTCTCTCCTGAATCTCTGGACAGCTTTGTTTCTGGGGCCAGGGTTAGGTGC AGCCCTACTCCTCACTGACTATAGCATTGAGCCTTTTTATTCTAGCTGCTCTGCTCTGGAGCTACCAAAGAAATGTCTGGCACTAGCCATATTGTGGACTGTGGGAATTCTGAATTGTCGAGGTGTGAAAGAGGTGATTTGGCTTTGGACAGACAGCCTAGGGCTGAAAATGGCCCTACTCGGTCTTATTTCCTTAAGCAGAGCGGTACTGctgatgaaaggaa aagagaatgtaGAAAGCTTTCAGAACTCTTTTGATACTGATTTTCCAGAAGACTTCCAGTTTATAGACGCTGTTTTCCAAAGATATTTTGCATTTTCAGGCAGAGGATGTTTTACATTTATAGCAG GAGAAG CTGAAGAACCCAGAGAGATAATTCCAAGATGCATATTAACTGCATTACTTCTGGTGACTATTATTTTTCTACTAGTTAGTATTTCCTACCTGACTATACTGACACCCAGAGATATTCTCTCTTCAG gAGAGCCCTTtaattacagaaaaggaaataagcaaaAACTTGGCAACATCAGGATATTATTGGAGAAAG TTAACCCATTTTCTATCActagtttttatcttatttttgtttgtataagtATACAGATACATTATATGGGTTTTCATACCTTATTGTttgaattttgccttttttttcagGTGTCTTTTCCATTACCATTGATAACAATGACCATCAGCCTATGTTTGACTTTGATCCCTTTGGTGAAGTCTCCACATATACATTGTATCTATGTGTGTCTCTTTGTTCTCAGcctcaatttaaaatatattaaagtta tatattttaaattgagGCTGATTTGGTTTGAGAAGATAACATGCTATTTACAATTGCAGTTTAATATTTGCACCCCTAATGTGTCTGAAGAACAGATGTCAGAAGTAGAAACTGTTAAAGAAAATAGCCTTTTAAACATgacaagttaa